The DNA segment TTGCGGCCAACATAGGAGTATCGGCGACTCGCCGCAAAGCCTTTGGCGTCCGTTGCGCCTCTCCGAGGCCTGTGCCAATCTGCTCGCGCATTCACCGCCTGAACAGGAGGCGCCGATGAGCATCACCCGGATCTCCCCCGGCCCGCGGATGAGCGGCGCCGTGGTCCACGGAAACACGGTGTACCTGTCCGGTCACGTGAGTGGAGATCGCAGCGACGGCGTTCGTGGCCAGACCCGCAGGGTGCTGGAGCGCATCGACGAGCGCCTCGAGGAAGCCGGCACCGACAAGTCCAAGGTGCTTTCGGTTCAAGTGTGGCTCGCCGACATCGCGACCTTCGAAGAGATGAACGAGGTGTACGACCAGTGGGTCGACCGGGCCAACCCTCCGACCCGCGCCACGGTCGAGGCCCGCCTGGCGTCCCCCGACTATCTGGTCGAGATCGCGGTCATCGCCGCTCGTTGACGCCGCATCGTCCCCGCGGTGGAGTATCGCTGACGCCGCGCTGCCGGCTCGGGTAGCATGATGGGCGTCCTTCGTTGTCCTCGTTCGGCCGGTCCCCCGCCGGCCTTGGGCCGCACACTCTCCCGGAGCCCCTCATGACTCCCCGATTGCCGCGCAGGATTGCCGTTGCTCTGGCTCGCCACATCGCCGCGATGATGCTCATGGGCGTCGTCTTCGCTTCGCCGACCGAGGCCGGGATCGGCGACCTGATGAAGAAGGCGAAGGACACGGCCACCAAGGCGACGGGTCAAAAGGCCACCGCTCCCGCCGCGGCGCCCGCGGAAGGCGCGAAGGTGGTCTACGACGACGTCACGCTCGAGCTCACGGAGGAGCGGCTCGATCGCGTGATTGCCACGCTCGAGAAGTCACGCGCCGCCGGGAGCGGCCGCGCGGAGAAGGCCGCGAAGCTCGATCAGCTACACGCGGACCGGGAGGCGATCTGGGAGAAGAATGGCGACAAGATCGAAGCCACCCGAAACAAGCGAGGCGACGTCGAAGTCTGCTACACGGACGGCTACCAAAAGATCACGGAACAGCGCATGGAGGAGTATCGCCAGAAGGCGCTGACCGATCCCGCGATCCGCGAGAAGTTCACGAAGGCCGCGCAGG comes from the Candidatus Eisenbacteria bacterium genome and includes:
- a CDS encoding RidA family protein encodes the protein MSITRISPGPRMSGAVVHGNTVYLSGHVSGDRSDGVRGQTRRVLERIDERLEEAGTDKSKVLSVQVWLADIATFEEMNEVYDQWVDRANPPTRATVEARLASPDYLVEIAVIAAR